The sequence below is a genomic window from Ciceribacter thiooxidans.
GACACCTGCAACAGCCCGGAACGCGAAAGATGTTGCGTGCCGCCGTTGCCCTCTTCGTTCTCTGGTGGGCACTGCTGCTCGTCTTCTATCTATGGCCGGACATCGACCTTTCCGTCGCGGGTGCCTTCTTCGAGCCCGGTCCCTGCACCGGGACCCACACGCCAGCCACCGTTTGCGGCAGCTTTCCCTGGAGCAAGGATTCCCTCGCCGTCGCCGTGAGGAAGGTTTTCTTCTACATTCCGGCCGCCGCCGGCGTGCTGCTGCTCGGCATTCTCGTCGACGGTCTCGCCCGGCGCGGTGCGGCCTATGGTGCGGCGAGGCTGCAGCAACTCGGCCTCTCGCTCGCGGCTCTCCTCCTCGGTCCCTATGTGCTGGTGAACCTACTCCTCAAGAGCTTTTCCGGGCGGCCCCGCCCCTACCAGACCGACCTCTTCGGCGGCGACCTGCCCTTCGTCCCGGCCGGCTCCTTCATGGGGCAGTGCGACAACAACTGCTCCTTCATTTCGGGCGAGGCCGCAGGTGCAGGCTGGGTCGCCTGCCTCCTTCTCTTCCTGCCGGCGAAGCTCCGTCCGGTCCTCGCGCCGCCGATCCTCGTCGTCGCGCTGGTGACGCCGGCGATGAGGATCGCCTTCGGCGGCCATTATCTCTCCGACGTCGTGCTCGGCTGGCTCTCTTCGCTCGTCGTCTTCACAGCCGTCTTCGCCGTGTTCGAAATAGCGCGAAAACGGAAAATTGAGCGGTAGAGACACGAAAATCCGCATCGATCCTGTCGCCAAATCGTCGCAACCGTCGTAGAGAACCCGGTGTCCTCAGTCGCCGGCACGGCCCGACCGCCACGCCCTCGGGAAATGGAATGAAGCTTCTCGAACACTACATCCTGCGGCGCGTCTTTCAGATGATGCTCACCGCCCTGCTGCCGGTCCTGGCGATCATCTGGACCACGCAGGTGCTCGGGCGAATCAATCTGGTGACAGACAGCGGACAATCGGTCGGTTCGTTCATGAAGCTCGCCACCCTGATCCTGCCGACGATCATTCCGGCGGTGCTGCCTTTCGCGCTGGTGATCGGCATCACCCAGACGCTCTCGGCGATGAACAACGATTCCGAACTGGCGGTGATCGATGCGGCCGGCGCACCGCGCAGCATCATCAACCGCCCGATCGTCGTCTTCGCGATCCTGCTTTCGATATTTTCCTTCTTCATGGCGAACTTCGTCGAGCCGAAGCTGCGGGTCGCCGCCCGCGAGATGGTCGCCGCCGCCTATGCCGACCTTCTGTCGACGGTCATCGAGGAGAAGACTTTCCGCCGCATCGAGGACGGCCTCTACGTGCAGATCTCGGAGCGGCTGTCCGGCCGCGTCCTCAAGGGACTTCTCGTCGCCGATTCGCGCGATCCGGCCTATGATCTCATCTATTATGCGCGCGAGGGCGCGGTCGACGAGACAGGCACGGCCCTGGTGATGCGCGACGGCGAAGTGCACCGCAAGGCCCCGGACGGCAACGTTTCGGTCGTGCGTTTCGATTCCTACTCTTTCGACCTTTCGGATCTGACGCAGACACGCGGCCAGGCCCAGTTGCACGCCCTCGACCGCGACCTGCCCTATCTCTTCAATCCCGACATGACCGACCCCGACGTCAAGAGGAACTACGGCGAGTACAGGAGCGAGCTGCACAAGCGGCTTACGAGCTGGGCTTTCCCCTTCGTGTTCGCGCTGATTGCGCTTGCCCTCTCCGGCAATGCCCGTTCCCATCGCGAGGCACGCATTCCGCCGATGGCGACGGCGCTGACGATCGCGCTCGTCATCTTCTGGCTCGGCAATTACACGGTCAAGCTCACGGAGAAGAACGAGGCTTATGCCCCCTCATCTACATGCTGCCGCTTGTCAGCAGCGGCATCGCGGCGCTGAAACTCTGGCGGGGCAAGGCCTGGCGCCTGCCGCGCCCGCTCTCCGACAGCGCAACGCGCGCCCTGCGCGCGATCAACCTGCGTTTTGCCGGTAACGAAACCGACGGAAAGGGCGAGGTGCGATGATCTTCACCCTCGGCCGCTATTTCTTGCGGCGCTATGTCGTGACCACGCTCTGGTTCCTCGTCGGCGTGACGTCGATCATCTATCTGATCGATTTCAGCGAGACGACAGGCCGGTTTGCCGGGCTCACGGGCTATTCGCTGCCCGGCGTCCTCTACCTGACCGCGCTGCGCCTGCCGCTGATCCTGCAGCAGACAATCCCGTTCGTCGCTCTCTTCGTCGGCATGACGACGCTGATTGCGCTCAATCGCAAGTCGGAACTCGTCGTCGCACGCGCCGCCGGCATATCGGTCTGGCAGTTCATGATGCCCTTCATCGTCGGGGCTCTGATGGTCGGCCTCGTCACCACGCTGGTCATCAATCCGCTGGCGGCGTGGGGACAAAGCCAGGCACTCAACATCGAATCGACCTGGCGTGAGGCGAGTAACCGCCGCAAGGAGACGACCGCCGTTCCGTGGCTGCGCCAGATCAGCGGCAAGGATGACGTGGTCATCGGCGGAAGGACCGTTCTGGAGAACGGCACCCTGATTACGGATGCCGTGCTCATCCACTTCGACAGCGACGGCCGGATCATCCTTCGGCAGGATGCACGGTCGGCAAAGTTGAAAGATGGTTACTGGCTCCTTACCGACGTCACCGAGACGCGGCCGGGCGAAGTTCCGACAAGGCTCGCTACAGCCAAGGTCAGTACCAATCTGAAACAGGAGTTCGTCCAACAGCGTCTCGCACAGCCGGAGACTGTTGCTTTTTATGATCTTTCTCAGAAAATTGCCGTTGCGCGATCGTTCGGCGTCTCCACCAAAGCGCTTGAAACGCAGTTTCACTCGCTGCTGTCGCTTCCGTTCCTGCTCGTCGCCATGACCCTGATCGCCGCCACCGTCTCGTTAAAATTCAGTAGATTCAACCAGTCCCGGTCGGTGATTCTGGGTGGAATCCTTTCGGGCTTCGTGCTTTATGTTGTAACCACGCTTGTCAAAGCATTCGGAAGCAGCGGTGTCGTGCCGCCATTCGTCGCGGCATGGGTACCGGTCGTCGTGGCGATGGCACTCGGAGCGACGATCCTGCTTCACCAGGAGGATGGTTAGTGGCGGTAACAGACCGCGGAAATATCAGAAGGCTGTTTCTGGCCCTGCTGACGAGTGCCGCTGTGTGCTCCTACCTGTCCTCGACGGTCGCTGTGCGCGCGCAGGACAGCGGGCAGCTGCGCAATCTCGAGCCCAGTATTCCCGAAGACGCAAAGCTTCTGCTCGCCGCCAACGAACTCGTCTATGACCGTGATGCCGAGCGCGTCATCGCGCGTGGCGCTGTACAAATCAATTATGCCGGCTATCAGATGGTGGCCCGGCAGGTTGAATACGACCAGAAGAGCGGTCGCATGACGGCCACCGGAAACATCGAGCTCGTCGAGCCGGGCGGCAACCGGCTCTATGCCGACACAATGGACGTCACCGACGATTTCGCGGACGGCTTCCTCAAGGCGCTCCGGATCGAAACGACCGACAACACCCGCCTGGCCGCGGAAAGTGGTCAGCGCGTCGGCGGCCGGGACATCATTCTCAACAAGGGCGTCTATACGGCCTGCCTTCCCTGCGCCGATCACCCGGAACGGCCGCCGCTCTGGCAGGTCAAGGCCGAGCGCGTCGTGCAGAACGGCGAGACCCATACGATCCGTCTCGAAAAAGCCCGTTTCGAGCTCTTCGGCAGGACGGTCGCGGTACTCCCCTTCCTCGAAGTGCCGGATCATACGGTGAAGCGCAAATCGGGCTTTCTGTTCCCCGAGATGCAGACCTCGCAGAACCTCGGCTTCGGCCTGACGGTTCCTTACTACATCGCGCTTTCCAACCAGCGTGACGCGACGATCCGCGCCACCGGCTTCACCAGCCAGGGCCTGCTTCTGGAGACGGAAGTCCGCCAGCGCTTCGAGAAGGGAACGGCGACGCTCCGCTTCGCCGGCATCCAGCAGCTCCACAGCGAAAATTTCGACGCCGGCACCAGCGACGCGCGCAGGGACCAGCGCGGGATGGTGGCTTCCAAGGGCGAGTTCAAGATCAATCCCCGCTGGACGTTCGGCTGGGACGTCATGCTGCAGAGCGACAACAACTTCGCGCGCACCTACAATCTCGACGGACTCGACGGCACCACGCATGCCAACGACGTCTACCTGTCGGGTCTCGGCGAGCGGAACTATTTCGACCTGCACGGCTACTATTTCGACGTGCAGGATGCCGACCCCGAGAGCAACGCCGAGAAGCGCCAGCCGGTCGTGCTGCCGTCCCTCGACTACAGCTATGTGGCACCCGAGCCTGTGGCCGGCGGGCAATTGTCCGGTACGCTCAACTTCACCGGGCTGTCGCGTTTCAAAACAGACGAAGTCGACACGGATGCAGACGGCATCAGCGATCGCTTCCGCGGGCTCAAGGGATCGATGAGCCGGATGACGGCAGAGACCGAATGGAAGCGGACATTCTCCGTTCCGGGCGGCCTTCAGCTCACCCCGCTGCTTGCTGCCCGCGGCGATGCCTACTGGCTCGATATGAACAGCCCGACGGGCTATACCGGCGATTACTACGACCAGGCGACCGCAAGCCGTCATATGCTGACGGCAGGGCTCGAGGCGCGCTATCCGATCCTGATCACCACCGACAACAGCAGCCATATCGTCGAGCCGATCGCGCAGATCTATGCGCGCAACGACGAGCAGCTTGCCGGCCGGCTGCCGAACGAGGATGCGCAGAGCTTCGTCTTCGACGCTACCAACCTCTTCGAACGTGACAAGTTTTCCGGTTTCGACCGCGTCGAAGGCGGCACCCGCGCGAATGTCGGCATCCGCTATACCGGCACGCTCGACAACGGTTTAGGCCTGCGTGCCATCTTCGGCCAGTCTTACCAACTCGCCGGCCTGAACTCGTTTGCGACGGATGACCTCGTCCATGCGGGCGCAGATTCCGGTCTGGAAACCGACCGCTCCGACTATGTCGGCATGGCGGGCATCGACATACCGAACGGCCTGACGCTGAGCGCCAATGCGCGTTTCGACGAACGAACGTTCGACGTGCGCCGCACCGATGCGAGCCTCGGCTTCACCAACGACCGGCTGCTGGCGAACCTTACCTACACGCAGATCGCCGCACAGCCTGAATACGGTTTCAAGGACAAGAACGACGAGCTGCAGGCGGCAAGTTCGGTCAAGGTCGACGAATACTGGTCGGTCTTCGGTTCGCTCACCTGGGACATCAACAACGCCACGATCAACCGCAAGGGGATCGGCATCTCCTATGCCGACGAGTGCACGATCTTCTCGCTGGTCTACTCCGACAAACGCGACCCGAACGACGAGTCCGCGAGCGACTGGACGATCGGCGCACGACTGACCTTCCGCACGCTCGGTGACGTCCGCGTCGGCAAGACCGACCTCGCCGGCTTCGATTGATCAAGGCGCCGGAACGGTCAGGCATGGGCGTATCGCGATCTTCCCTCCGATTATCCCGGACGAATGCAGGCGACATCCCGGCGCAAATGTCATTGTTTCGCCGCACGGATTGTGCAATCCCTGCTGCACATTATACTTCGGTGGCCAACGAAATGCCGGGTCGCGTGAACACAAGCGCGCCCGATGGAAAGGAATGCCAATGACTTTTGGCAAAAAGCAGACACGTATCCTGCTTCTCTGTGCGGCAGCGCTCGCCTTCACCGCAGCCCCCGGCCCCCTGCCTGGCCTTCCCGTAGCCCATGCGGCGAGCGAAGTCGCCGTGGTCGTCAACAAGACCGCGATCACCACGGGCGACGTCGCCAAGCGCATGGCCTTCCTGCGCCTTCAGCACCGTAAGGGCGACCTGAAGAAGATGGCGCGCGAAGAGATGGTCGACGAGACCCTGAAGCGTCAGGAGATCGCCCGCGTCGGCATGTCGGTCAGCACCGAAGAGGTCGATGCCGCCTTTGCCCGTTTCGCGAGTTCCAACAAGCTCTCCGCCCAGCAGCTGACAGGAATCCTTAGCCAGGCCGGCGTCACGGCCGACCACTTCAAGGCATATATCGCCGTCTCGATGAGCTGGCCGCGCCTCGTCAACGCCCGCTACGGTTCCCGCGGCAAGCTTTCGAGCCAGGAGGTCGCGACGCGTCTCCTGGAGCGCAAGGAAAAGCCGGTCACCACGGAATACTTCCTGAAGCAGGTGATCTTCGTCGTCCCTGCGAACAAGAAGGGCATCGTCGGCAAGCGCAAGTCGGAAGCCGAAGCCTCGCGTTCGAAGTTCCCCGGCTGCGATCAGGCGATGGAGTTCGCCAAGAACTATCGCGACGTGTCGATCCGCAACCTCGGCCGCGTGCTCGCGCCGGAACTGCCCGACGACTGGAAGCCGCTGATCGAGAAGGCGAAGGGTGCGACGACCGGAACGCGCGTCACCGACCGCGGCGTCGAGTATCTGGCGATCTGCAACCAGCGCCAGGTGTCGGATGACGTCGCGGCGGAAGTCGTCTTCCGCGCCGAAGACCTCGGCAAGGAGAAGCCGTCGGACAATCCGAACGCAAAGAAGTACCTCGATGACCTGCGCTCCAAGGCGCAGATCGTCTATCGCTGATCCCCGGGGCAACCGACGATGACACAGACCGAGAGCCTTCCTCTCGCACTCAGCCAGGGGGACCCGGCGGGTGTGGGTCCCGATATCGCACTTTCGGCCTGGCTGGAGCGGACGGTTCACGACGTGCCACCGTTCCTCTTCATCGGAGATCCGGCCGTTCTCGCCGTTCGTGCGAGGCAGCTCGACATCGACGTGCCGCTGAAAGAGACCGATGCCGCCGGTGCCGTGTCCGTCTTCTCCGATGCGCTCCCGGTGCTGCCGATTCCAACCGGCGTCGACGTGGTGGCGGGCAGCCCGCACGTTTCGACCGCCAAGTCGACGATCGCCGCGATCGAGGCGGCCGTCCAACTCTGCTTCGACGGCAAGGTGCGCGGCATGGTCACCAACCCGATCGCAAAGGCCGTGCTCTACGAAGCCGGCTTCGGCTTTCCGGGCCATACCGAATTCCTGGCCCATCTCGCGAGCCGCGCCACGGGGCAGACCTGCCGTCCGGTGATGATGCTTGCCGGGTCGAAGCTGAAGGCTGTGCCGGTCACCATCCATATCCCGATCAAGGATGTTCCGGCTGCGCTGACCGAGTCGCTGATCCTCGAGACCTGCCGCGTCACGGCCAAGGACCTCAAGGAGCGTTTCGGCCTTTCCTCGCCGCGGCTTGCCGTCGCCGGGCTCAATCCCCACGCGGGCGAAGGCGGGGCGATCGGGCTCGAGGACGAGGAGATCATCCATCCGGCGATCATGCAGCTGCGGGAGGAAGGAATCGACGCCTTCGGTCCGCTGCCCGCCGATACCATGTTCCACGACGAGGCGCGCCGTCGCTACGACGTCGCGATCTGCATGTACCATGACCAGGCGCTGATCCCGGTCAAGGCGCTCGGTTTCGACGACTCCGTCAACGTGACGCTCGGCCTTCCCTTCGTGCGCACCTCGCCCGACCACGGCACCGCCTTCGGCATCGCCGGCACCGGCATCGCCCGCCACGACAGCCTCGTCGCCGCACTGAAGCTCGCTTCGGAGATCTCCCGCCCCGCGGGCGCCGCCTCCTGATGGCGGCTCTCGACGGTCTTCCGCCGCTGCGCGACGTCATTCGTCGCCATGAGCTCGACGCCCGCAAGGCGCTCGGCCAGAACTTCCTGCTCGATCTCAACCTGACGCAGAAGGTCGCCCGCACCGCAGGCTCGCTCGAAGGCGTGACCGTGTTCGAGGTCGGTCCCGGACCGGGCGGCCTCACCCGCGCGATCCTCGCGCTCGGCGCCAAGAAGGTGATCGCCGTCGAACGCGACGCCCGCTGCCTGCCGGCGCTCGCCGAGGTGGCCGAACACTATCCCGGTCGGCTGGAGGTGATCGAGGGCGATGCGCTGAAGACCGATTTCGAGGCGCTCGTACCCGAAGGTCCGGTCAAGATCATCGCCAACCTGCCCTACAATGTCGGCACGCAGTTGCTGGTCAACTGGCTGCTGCCGAAGACCTGGCCACCGTTCTGGCAGTCCCTGACGCTGATGTTCCAGAAGGAAGTCGGCCAGCGCATCGTGGCGGACGAGGACGACGATCACTACGGCCGCCTCGGCGTGCTCTGCGGCTGGCGCACCGACGCCCACATGGCCTTCGACGTACCGCCGCAGGCCTTCACGCCGCCGCCGAAGGTCACCTCGACCGTCGTCCATCTCATCCCGAAGGCAAATCCCCTGCCCTGTTCGGCGGAAAAGCTCGAGCGCGTCACGCACGCCGCCTTCGGCCAGCGGCGCAAGATGCTGCGCCAGAGCCTCAAATCCCTCGGCGGCGAAGCCTTGCTCGTAAAGGCCGACATCGACCCGGCGAGACGGGCCGAGACGCTGTCGGTGGAGGAGTTCGTCCGGCTGGCGAATTCGCTCTGAGGGACGCCGCCCGACGCCGGGCGTGCAAAAAAATCGCCGGCATGTCACATCGGGCGATGTCCACTCGTCATGGTGTCGTAACCAACAGAAGGATACGAACCATGAGTGCAAGACTTGATATCTTCTCCGCCGCTCCCGCCCTGATGAAGAAGTGGATGGGCGTGTCGATGGATGCCGCCGCCAGCCTCGAGCCCAGCCTTATCGAACTCGTCAAAATCCGCGCCTCGCAGATCAACGGCTGCGCCAACTGCCTCAACATGCACACCGTCGAGGCCCGAGCGAAGGGCGAGAGCGAGCAACGCATCTATCTCCTCTCCGCCTGGCACGAGGCGCCGTGCTATTCCGATCGCGAGCGCGCCGCGCTAGGCTGGACCGACGCCCTGACCCGGCTCTCGGAAGGCCACTCGCACGACCGGGCCTACGAGGCGCTGAAGGCGCATTTCACGGAGGACGAACAGGTGAAGCTCACATTGATGATCAATGTCATCAACGGCTGGAACCGTCTCGCCGTCGGCTTCGGCCTCTGGGTCGACCCCGCCGCGGCGAAAGCAGCCCAGACGGAGGTGGCGGCCTGATGGCACCCCAGTCCCAGGAGGACGCGGCGGCGAGCTTCGACCCGCTGCGTCCGAAACTCATCCGCGTCGCCTACCGGATGCTCGGTTCGGTGGCCGACGCCGAGGACGTGGTACAGGAGGCCTTCATCCGCTGGATGGGGGCCGACCGCCATGCGGTGCGCGAGCCGGAGGCCTTCCTCCGGCGCACGGTGACGCGGCTTTGTCTCGATCAGCTGAAATCGGCAAGGCGCCAGCGCGAGACCTATGTCGGCCCCTGGCTTCCAGATCCGGTCGTCGAGGACGAGGAGGAAGAAGACGTCACGCTGCCGCTGATGCTGGCGCTGGAGCGTCTCTCGCCGCTCGAACGTGCGGCCTTCCTGCTGCACGACGTGTTCGGCCTGCCCTTCGAGGAGGTCGCCACCACGATCGAACGGGACCCGCCCGCCTGCCGGCAGCTCGCCACCCGTGCGCGGGGCCATGTGCGCGAGGCACGGTCACGCTTCCAGATCGACAAGGAACGCGGCGTCGAACTCGCCGAGGCCTTCTTCGCGGCCTCGCGCAGCGGCGACATGTCAGCGCTCGGGGCGATGCTCGCGGCCGACGTCAGCGTCCATGCCGACGGCGGCGGAAAACGCGCAGCGGCCGGCGCACCCATCTTCGGCTTCGAGGCTGTCATGATGCTGCATGATCATCTGGCCGAGCTCTTCCGGAAGAACGGCTCGCAACTCGTCCACGCCGGCTTCATCAACGGACTGCCGGGGTTCGTCTCGCTGGAGGCCGACGGCGAACTCCAGACGACGGCGCTCGATATCGTGGACGGGAAGATCGCGGCGATCTACGTCGTCCGCAATCCCGACAAATTGCGGCACCTGAATTAGGGTCAGCCGGAGGCAATGCCTCCGGCTGTTATGTCTCGGTGATGAGCCCGTTGACGAAGTCGAACAGGCCGTGGCGCCGGTCGCGCCGCAGCCGCTCTGCCTTGATGATCGATTTGACCGAGTCGATCGCGGTGTTGAGATCGTCGTTCACGATCACGTAGTCGTATTCCCGCCAGTGCTCGATTTCGGAGCGCGAATTGGCAAGCCGCGTCTGGATCACCTCTTCCGTGTCTTCCGCGCGGCGATGCAGGCGCGACTGCAGTTCGGCCATGGTCGGCGGCAGGATGAAGATCGACACCACGTCGGCCGGCATCTTTTCCTGCAGCTGCTGGGCGCCCTGCCAGTCGATGTCGAAGAGCATGTCGCGGCCCTCGGCCATGGCGATTTCCACCGGATCACGCGGCGTGCCGTAGAAATTGCCGTGGACCTCGGCCCATTCGAGCAGGGAGTCGGAGGCGCGCAATGCCTCGAACTCGCGTTGTGAGACGAAGCGGTAGTGGACACCCTCCACCTCGCTGTGGCGACGCTCGCGCGTGGTGACGCTCACCGACACGCTGATCTGCATGTCCGGCTGGCTGAGCAGCGTGCGCGCGATCGACGACTTTCCCGCGCCCGACGGCGACGAGATCACCAGCATCAATCCGCGCCTGGCGATCTCCACCACGCCCCCCTTCGGCTTACCCATTGTCTACTCCAAATTCTGGACCTGTTCCCGGAACTGGTCGATGACGACCTTCAGTTCGATGCCGGCGGAGGTCACCGCAACGGCATTGGACTTGGAACAGATGGTATTCGATTCGCGGTTAAATTCCTGCGCCAGGAAATCAAGCTTACGCCCGATCGGGCCGCCTTCGGCAAGCAACTCCCGGGCGGCGCCGACATGCGCCTTCAGCCGGTCGATCTCTTCGCGGAGATCTGCCTTGGTGGCAATCAGCGCGGCCTCGGCGTGCAACCGGTCGCGGTCAAGCGAGGGTGCGCTTTCCAGCAAGGCCTGAAGCTGCGCTTCCAGCTTGCGGGCGATCTCTTCCGGCGAGCGTGACGGATCGGCCTCGACGCGACGGGCGAGCTCCTCGATCCTGTCGACGTGTCCAGCAAGGAGACGGCCGAGCGCCTCGCCCTCCCGCCGGCGCATGTCGCCGAGGGCGGCGACTGCCTTGGAAAGGCCTTCGAGGATGGCGGCGTCACGCGCGGCGATGATCTCTTCGCTGTCGACTGCTTCGCGGAACTCGACGAGCCCGCGGATACCGAGAAGCGCATCGAGGCGCATCGGCGAAGGATCGACGACCGAGGAACCGAGCGCATCGCGCAGTTTGAGGACGGCTGCAAGCGCCTCCTCATTGACGACTGCCTCGACACGGTTCTCGCTGATGGTGACGGAAAGGGTCACCTGCAGATTGCCGCGAGACAGCGCCTCGGAAAGACGGTGGCGCACCTCGACTTCGAGGGCCTCCATGCCGCCCGGCAGGCGCAATCTTATATCAAGCCCCTTGCCGTTGACCGAGCGCAATTCCCAAGCCCAGCGGTAGCGCCCGCTGGTGCCTTCGCTTCGAGCAAAGCCGGTCATGGATTGCAGTGCCATCGCTCTACTCCGTAGGCTCTGAAGGACAGGGTTCATCCGGCGTTCGCCGTGCGGGCCGGAGCCCGGGAATGCGGAGCCGATATCGGGCTGCTAGTTGTTCGGCGGCGGAGCGTCCATCACCGCTTCGGGCTCGACGCCACGCTCGGCTTCGAGCTTGCGCCACTTCTTGACGTTGGCGTTGTGCTCTTCGAGCGTCGCCGCGAAGACGTGTCCACCGGTGCCGTCGGCCACGAAGTAGAGGTCCTTGGTGCGCCAGGGATTGGCGACCGCTTCGAGCGCTTCCCGGCCCGGATTGGCGATCGGCCCCGGCGGCAGGCCCTTGACCACGTAGGTGTTGTAGGGCGTTTCCTTCTTCAGGTCCGACTGGTAGATCGGACGGTCGGCCGGCTTTCCGTCGCCGCCGAAGAGGCCGTAGACGATCGTCGGGTCCGACTGGAGACGCATTCCCTTCTGTAGGCGATTGTAGAAGACGGAGGCCACGTGGGCGCGTTCGTCCGGCTTGCCCGTTTCCTTTTCCACGATCGAGGCGAGCGTCACGAGTTCGAGCTTGCTCTTCAGCGGCAGGTCGGGATCACGCTTCTCCCAGACCTGGTCGACGATCTTCTCCTGTGCCGCGATCATCTGGCTGATGATCTCGTCGCGCTTGGTGCCGCGGGAAAACTTGTAGGTGTCGGGCCGGAGCGCCCCTTCGGCCGGCAACTCCGCCGGCAGCTCGCCCTCGAGTACCGGATCTTCGGCAAGCCGCTTGAACATCTGCTTGACCGACAGCCCTTCCGGGAAAGAGATCGCATAGAGGATCGACTTGCCGGATTTCAGGAGATCCATGATCTCCTTCATCGAGGCCCCCGCCTTGATCTCGTATTCGCCCGCCTTCAGCGTCTCGTTGTCGCCGAGGTAGGTGGCCGTCACATAACGGAAGATGCGGGAATCGGTGACGACGCCGGTCCGCTCGAGATTGTTGGCGATCTCGGCAAGGCCCGCGCCGTTGCGAACGACGAAATTGACGTTCGCCTGCAGCGGCCCCCGCTCCTGGTACGCCGACATCACGTAATAGAAGCCGGCGACGGCGATCACGAAAACCGTGACCGTCAGCGTCATCAGGAAATTGAGGAAGATCACCAACTGGCTGCGCGCCTTGCGCGAGCGTTTGGGAGGCGCCGGAACCCGTTCCGGCTTCAGCGCTTCGGTCGGCGATTTCGGAATGATCGGGCCCTTGGACGCGGGTTCCGCGGTACGGCCGGGCTCATTCCCGTTGTTGTGATCGATCTCGCTCACCGGCACTCCTCTTCATTTCGGTCCAGCCGCTCTTTCGCCGGACATTGCGGCGAAAACCGGTATGCGGCATCCGTCCCGAAAGCGTCGTTCCGGCGCGCCCGGCCTGCCGGCAGGTTATCCCTGGTAGCGACGCAGGACCAGCGAGGCATTGGTGCCTCCGAATCCGAACGAATTGGAAAGCGCGACATCGATCTGACGTTC
It includes:
- the gmk gene encoding guanylate kinase; its protein translation is MGKPKGGVVEIARRGLMLVISSPSGAGKSSIARTLLSQPDMQISVSVSVTTRERRHSEVEGVHYRFVSQREFEALRASDSLLEWAEVHGNFYGTPRDPVEIAMAEGRDMLFDIDWQGAQQLQEKMPADVVSIFILPPTMAELQSRLHRRAEDTEEVIQTRLANSRSEIEHWREYDYVIVNDDLNTAIDSVKSIIKAERLRRDRRHGLFDFVNGLITET
- a CDS encoding YicC/YloC family endoribonuclease; this encodes MALQSMTGFARSEGTSGRYRWAWELRSVNGKGLDIRLRLPGGMEALEVEVRHRLSEALSRGNLQVTLSVTISENRVEAVVNEEALAAVLKLRDALGSSVVDPSPMRLDALLGIRGLVEFREAVDSEEIIAARDAAILEGLSKAVAALGDMRRREGEALGRLLAGHVDRIEELARRVEADPSRSPEEIARKLEAQLQALLESAPSLDRDRLHAEAALIATKADLREEIDRLKAHVGAARELLAEGGPIGRKLDFLAQEFNRESNTICSKSNAVAVTSAGIELKVVIDQFREQVQNLE
- a CDS encoding carboxymuconolactone decarboxylase family protein gives rise to the protein MSARLDIFSAAPALMKKWMGVSMDAAASLEPSLIELVKIRASQINGCANCLNMHTVEARAKGESEQRIYLLSAWHEAPCYSDRERAALGWTDALTRLSEGHSHDRAYEALKAHFTEDEQVKLTLMINVINGWNRLAVGFGLWVDPAAAKAAQTEVAA
- the mltG gene encoding endolytic transglycosylase MltG, whose protein sequence is MDHNNGNEPGRTAEPASKGPIIPKSPTEALKPERVPAPPKRSRKARSQLVIFLNFLMTLTVTVFVIAVAGFYYVMSAYQERGPLQANVNFVVRNGAGLAEIANNLERTGVVTDSRIFRYVTATYLGDNETLKAGEYEIKAGASMKEIMDLLKSGKSILYAISFPEGLSVKQMFKRLAEDPVLEGELPAELPAEGALRPDTYKFSRGTKRDEIISQMIAAQEKIVDQVWEKRDPDLPLKSKLELVTLASIVEKETGKPDERAHVASVFYNRLQKGMRLQSDPTIVYGLFGGDGKPADRPIYQSDLKKETPYNTYVVKGLPPGPIANPGREALEAVANPWRTKDLYFVADGTGGHVFAATLEEHNANVKKWRKLEAERGVEPEAVMDAPPPNN
- a CDS encoding sigma-70 family RNA polymerase sigma factor; amino-acid sequence: MAPQSQEDAAASFDPLRPKLIRVAYRMLGSVADAEDVVQEAFIRWMGADRHAVREPEAFLRRTVTRLCLDQLKSARRQRETYVGPWLPDPVVEDEEEEDVTLPLMLALERLSPLERAAFLLHDVFGLPFEEVATTIERDPPACRQLATRARGHVREARSRFQIDKERGVELAEAFFAASRSGDMSALGAMLAADVSVHADGGGKRAAAGAPIFGFEAVMMLHDHLAELFRKNGSQLVHAGFINGLPGFVSLEADGELQTTALDIVDGKIAAIYVVRNPDKLRHLN